From a region of the Nitrospira sp. genome:
- a CDS encoding K+/H+ antiporter subunit F yields the protein MLTVALYIAFGSIALAIICCTLRLLCGPDPADRVLAFDTLYINTIALLIVLDIHQSTSVFFEAALLIAMIGFVATVALARYLARDNIGE from the coding sequence ATGCTGACCGTCGCGCTCTATATCGCCTTCGGTTCCATCGCGCTCGCGATCATATGCTGTACCTTGCGTCTGCTGTGCGGCCCTGATCCGGCCGATCGAGTTCTGGCATTCGATACGCTGTACATCAACACCATCGCGCTACTGATCGTTCTGGACATCCATCAATCAACATCCGTGTTTTTCGAAGCAGCGCTCCTGATAGCGATGATCGGGTTCGTTGCGACCGTGGCATTGGCGCGCTATCTTGCCCGCGACAACATTGGAGAGTAA
- a CDS encoding Na+/H+ antiporter subunit E — MNKVFPFPVLSLSLAACWLTLAGLSPAQLALALVLAIAIPHITASFLGELPGIRSTGTALRLAGLVAWDIVLANIAVARLVLGPVPRLRPGFVHVPLAVTHPHAIALFASVVSIVPGSLSIAFSPDSRTLLLHVLHLEDEKHFVARIKERYERPIMDMLEC; from the coding sequence GTGAACAAGGTGTTTCCATTCCCTGTGCTGTCGCTGTCACTCGCAGCCTGCTGGTTGACCCTGGCCGGGCTGTCGCCGGCTCAACTCGCCCTGGCACTCGTCCTTGCGATCGCCATCCCGCATATCACGGCGTCGTTCTTAGGAGAACTGCCTGGAATCCGCTCGACTGGAACCGCCTTGCGCCTCGCCGGATTGGTGGCGTGGGATATCGTGCTGGCGAACATTGCGGTCGCGCGCCTGGTGCTCGGGCCGGTCCCGCGCCTGCGGCCGGGCTTCGTGCACGTCCCGCTCGCCGTGACTCACCCGCATGCGATCGCGCTGTTTGCCAGCGTCGTGTCCATCGTTCCCGGCTCGCTGTCCATCGCGTTTTCACCGGATTCCCGCACCCTGCTGCTGCACGTGCTCCACCTCGAAGACGAGAAGCATTTTGTCGCGAGGATCAAGGAGCGTTACGAGCGCCCGATAATGGACATGTTGGAATGCTGA
- a CDS encoding monovalent cation/H+ antiporter subunit D, which produces MNHLLALPIVLPAFAAALLLVLHRATMVTARALSAAATLGLFATAIAVLAQAESSTPLVYQVGNWPAPFGIVMVADRLSAFMLLLTALLALAVLLYAVQGWDTRGQYFHPLFLFQLTGLNGAFLAGDLFNLFVFFEILLIASYCLALQGLIVERLRATLHYAAINIAASSVFLIAASLLYGITGTLNMAHLAERVAEVRAEDVGLVRAAGLLLLGVFSIKASLFPLYFWLPAVYSNAPAPVAALFAIMTKVGIYAIIRITTLIFTRGESAVMELTSPWLMPVALLTLAFGTLGALGAQRLATLTAYLTIASVGTILTGVADGGSKGLAAALYYLAHSTLAIAILFLVADLLGRSRGAVRDQLHPGPPLRQAAPLGLAFLFAGATVAGIPPSSGFLGKLMILQSTTTGLSVVLVWTVILMTSVLTLISCSRAGSIVLWNVTEPLPVGPAHAPRAGEWTALGALATCSLLLVLFAAPIKRYTDETAAQLLSPASYVHAVLGPQRDGLVRPHTTGDLR; this is translated from the coding sequence ATGAATCACTTGCTCGCGTTGCCGATCGTCCTGCCCGCATTCGCGGCTGCGCTGCTCCTCGTCCTGCATCGCGCGACGATGGTTACGGCGCGCGCACTCAGTGCGGCAGCCACGCTGGGTCTTTTCGCAACGGCGATTGCCGTCCTGGCGCAAGCTGAATCCAGTACGCCGCTCGTCTACCAGGTCGGCAATTGGCCGGCGCCTTTTGGAATCGTGATGGTCGCCGACCGACTCTCCGCGTTCATGCTTCTGCTGACGGCGCTGCTCGCCCTCGCGGTGCTGCTCTATGCGGTGCAAGGCTGGGATACGCGCGGACAATACTTTCATCCTCTCTTTCTGTTTCAGTTGACGGGGTTGAACGGGGCGTTCCTTGCGGGAGACCTGTTCAATCTCTTCGTCTTCTTCGAAATTCTGTTGATCGCGTCCTATTGCCTCGCATTGCAAGGCCTGATTGTGGAGCGACTGCGCGCAACCCTGCACTATGCCGCCATCAACATCGCGGCCTCCAGCGTATTTCTGATCGCCGCCAGCTTGCTGTACGGCATCACGGGAACGCTCAACATGGCACATCTGGCCGAACGTGTCGCGGAGGTACGGGCCGAAGACGTGGGGCTCGTGCGAGCCGCCGGCTTGTTGTTGCTCGGCGTGTTTTCCATCAAAGCCTCCCTCTTCCCCCTGTACTTCTGGCTACCTGCCGTCTATTCGAATGCGCCTGCCCCGGTCGCGGCGCTGTTCGCCATCATGACGAAGGTCGGCATCTATGCGATCATCCGCATCACGACGCTGATCTTCACCAGGGGAGAAAGCGCCGTCATGGAATTGACTTCCCCATGGCTCATGCCGGTTGCGTTGCTCACGCTGGCATTCGGGACATTGGGCGCGCTCGGCGCCCAGCGCCTTGCCACCCTGACGGCGTATCTCACCATTGCGTCGGTCGGCACGATTCTGACCGGCGTGGCGGACGGTGGGAGCAAGGGCCTCGCCGCCGCGCTCTATTATCTGGCGCATTCCACCCTCGCCATCGCCATCCTGTTCCTCGTCGCCGATCTGCTCGGACGGAGCCGCGGAGCAGTGAGAGACCAGCTTCATCCTGGACCGCCGCTGCGGCAGGCGGCGCCGCTGGGCCTGGCCTTTCTGTTCGCCGGTGCGACGGTGGCCGGAATCCCGCCTTCATCGGGATTCCTGGGGAAGCTCATGATTCTGCAAAGTACGACGACTGGGCTGAGCGTCGTCCTGGTATGGACAGTAATCCTGATGACGAGCGTGCTCACCTTGATCAGCTGCTCCCGAGCAGGCAGCATCGTGCTTTGGAATGTCACGGAACCGCTCCCCGTCGGTCCGGCCCATGCCCCACGCGCCGGCGAATGGACGGCGCTGGGGGCGCTCGCGACCTGCAGTCTGCTCTTGGTCCTGTTTGCAGCTCCGATCAAGCGTTACACCGATGAAACGGCGGCGCAACTGCTCTCGCCGGCCTCGTACGTCCATGCGGTCCTCGGACCTCAACGAGATGGTCTTGTCCGGCCTCATACAACGGGAGACCTCCGGTGA
- a CDS encoding MBL fold metallo-hydrolase, translating into MSISKWFFFVLIVGCLLFDGQRVFAQQSPPDDEVTELAEDVYLFRHHFHQSIFITTPKGVVVTDPISSDAAAWLKAKIETLTDQPVRYVIYSHHHDDHITGGSVFADQACFVSHAAAREKILQAADPNTPVPDLTFTDRMSIDLGGKHVELIYTGKNHSDNSLVVLLPQNKLLFAVDFIPVETVAYRTMQSDYPDDWIESLKQVEQLDFETLVPGHGKIGKKEHVRQFRGYLEDLRAAVEEQVRKGASVEEAKKTVRLPKYEQWQRYADWFPENVEGMYRYLSQQRKERR; encoded by the coding sequence ATGTCGATCTCGAAATGGTTCTTCTTTGTGTTGATAGTCGGATGTCTGTTGTTTGACGGTCAGAGGGTGTTTGCACAACAGTCTCCGCCCGATGATGAGGTCACCGAGCTGGCCGAGGACGTCTATCTGTTCCGGCATCACTTTCATCAATCTATTTTCATCACGACGCCGAAGGGCGTGGTCGTGACCGATCCGATCAGTTCCGATGCGGCGGCCTGGCTCAAGGCCAAGATCGAGACCCTGACCGATCAGCCGGTCCGTTATGTGATCTACAGCCACCACCACGATGATCACATCACCGGCGGCAGCGTCTTCGCCGATCAGGCATGCTTCGTCAGCCATGCGGCGGCGCGGGAAAAAATTCTCCAAGCAGCGGATCCGAACACTCCGGTCCCGGACCTCACCTTCACCGACCGGATGTCGATCGACCTCGGGGGGAAACATGTCGAGTTGATCTATACCGGGAAGAACCACTCGGATAACAGCCTCGTCGTCCTGCTCCCACAAAACAAGCTCCTCTTTGCCGTCGATTTCATCCCGGTCGAGACGGTGGCCTACCGCACGATGCAGAGCGATTATCCGGACGACTGGATCGAATCGCTCAAACAGGTCGAGCAATTGGACTTCGAGACTCTAGTCCCAGGCCACGGCAAAATCGGGAAGAAGGAGCATGTGCGACAATTTCGCGGCTACCTGGAAGACCTCAGAGCGGCCGTGGAGGAGCAGGTCCGCAAGGGGGCGAGTGTGGAAGAGGCGAAAAAAACTGTGCGGCTTCCCAAGTACGAGCAGTGGCAGCGCTACGCTGATTGGTTCCCGGAGAATGTGGAGGGGATGTACCGGTACCTCTCGCAGCAGCGGAAGGAACGTCGCTGA
- a CDS encoding cation:proton antiporter encodes MQPDPVFFRDLATVFLAAVAGGILARLARQPLILGYVLGGIAIGPFTPGPTISESHTFDLFAEIGIILLMFSIGLEFSVKDLMRVKWVALAGGPLGILLSIGLALLVGTLSGWSTTQSIVIGAVTSMASTMVLARFLVDRGELRSKHGRVMIGIALVEDVAVVVMTVLMSALGEFDSGRLLVIGKAFAKAMLILAPVGYLGAKVIPPILTHVARTQNHELFLLVTLAISLGTAAVTQMVGLSLALGAFLAGLIISASEYGHETLARLLSLRDAFVALFFVTIGILIDPRVIIDNLSLLATMIGLIVAGMFTIWTTIVRMFGYSWPTACLVGIGLTQIGEFSFVLVQVAKGAGHVGSEVYNATLAASVITILMNAALVRYVPGWIGRRRLAHDQHDMAPWPPEGDPLRQHVVLCGFGRVGSSLGRALETFSLPYVVIDRNPDTIRQLQARHIACLYGDASHRELLIKAGAEDASLIIVALPEIESAALTVRRLRALNPKVPILARAHGSAEAERLGTVGAAEVIQPEVEASATLIRHALAWFGVPKDRILDYVEQYRQPMETKRQSS; translated from the coding sequence GTGCAGCCCGACCCCGTATTTTTTAGAGACCTCGCCACGGTATTCCTTGCCGCCGTCGCAGGCGGCATACTCGCTCGGCTTGCCCGGCAGCCGTTGATTCTTGGCTACGTCCTGGGCGGTATCGCCATCGGTCCGTTTACACCGGGACCTACTATCTCGGAATCTCACACATTCGATCTCTTTGCGGAGATCGGCATCATTCTGTTGATGTTTTCGATCGGACTTGAGTTTTCCGTGAAGGACCTGATGCGCGTCAAATGGGTCGCCCTCGCCGGCGGTCCGCTCGGCATTCTCTTGTCCATCGGGTTGGCCCTACTGGTAGGGACCTTGAGCGGGTGGTCGACGACCCAAAGCATCGTGATCGGAGCAGTGACTTCTATGGCGAGCACCATGGTTCTCGCCCGTTTCCTCGTCGATCGAGGTGAACTTCGTTCAAAACACGGACGGGTGATGATCGGTATTGCCCTGGTGGAAGACGTTGCGGTCGTCGTCATGACGGTGCTCATGTCGGCCCTCGGAGAATTCGACTCGGGGCGCTTGCTCGTGATCGGCAAAGCCTTTGCGAAGGCGATGCTGATCCTAGCGCCGGTCGGATACTTGGGCGCCAAAGTCATCCCGCCGATCTTGACGCACGTCGCCAGGACACAAAACCATGAACTGTTCTTGCTCGTGACACTGGCCATCAGCCTTGGGACCGCCGCCGTCACGCAGATGGTCGGACTGTCCCTCGCGCTGGGAGCCTTCCTGGCCGGCCTCATTATCAGCGCATCAGAGTATGGGCACGAAACCTTGGCCAGGCTGCTCTCGCTACGCGATGCCTTCGTCGCGCTCTTCTTCGTGACCATCGGCATTCTGATCGACCCACGCGTGATCATCGATAACCTTTCTCTCCTTGCCACCATGATCGGCTTGATCGTGGCCGGGATGTTCACGATTTGGACAACCATCGTGCGGATGTTTGGCTACTCTTGGCCCACGGCATGCCTGGTGGGGATCGGTCTCACCCAAATCGGCGAATTCTCGTTTGTCCTGGTGCAGGTTGCAAAAGGGGCAGGCCATGTCGGCAGCGAAGTCTACAATGCGACGCTTGCCGCCTCCGTCATCACCATTCTCATGAATGCGGCTCTCGTCCGGTATGTACCTGGGTGGATAGGTCGGAGACGGCTCGCCCATGATCAGCACGACATGGCGCCCTGGCCGCCGGAAGGCGACCCGCTCCGACAACATGTCGTCCTGTGTGGATTTGGACGAGTCGGCAGCTCGCTCGGAAGAGCGTTGGAGACCTTCAGTCTTCCCTACGTGGTCATCGACCGAAATCCCGACACCATTCGCCAGTTGCAGGCCAGACACATTGCCTGCCTCTATGGAGACGCCTCCCACCGCGAATTGCTCATAAAGGCCGGAGCGGAGGATGCGTCTCTGATCATCGTAGCACTGCCTGAAATTGAATCTGCCGCGCTCACAGTGCGCCGCCTCCGCGCCCTCAATCCGAAAGTCCCGATCTTAGCTCGAGCACATGGATCAGCGGAAGCGGAACGACTTGGTACGGTTGGTGCAGCCGAGGTGATTCAGCCTGAAGTCGAGGCGTCGGCAACACTCATCAGACATGCCTTGGCCTGGTTCGGAGTACCGAAGGACCGCATTCTGGACTATGTGGAACAATACCGGCAACCCATGGAAACGAAGCGGCAATCGAGTTAA
- a CDS encoding Na+/H+ antiporter subunit C, translating to MELMIAIGLGIVTACGLYLVLRGRTFPVVLGLSLISYAVNLFILTMGRLASGVPPILSPEAAGYADPVPQALVLTAIVISFGMTGFLMALAVRTWHQTGSDHVDGAEPATISRPAGKP from the coding sequence ATGGAGTTGATGATCGCCATCGGGCTTGGGATCGTCACCGCCTGCGGTCTGTATCTTGTTCTGCGCGGGCGCACGTTCCCGGTGGTGCTCGGTCTCTCGCTGATCTCCTATGCCGTCAACTTGTTCATCCTAACCATGGGAAGGCTGGCCTCGGGCGTCCCACCCATCCTCTCACCGGAAGCGGCCGGATACGCCGACCCCGTACCGCAGGCGCTGGTGTTGACGGCCATCGTCATCAGTTTCGGCATGACCGGTTTTCTCATGGCGCTCGCAGTACGCACCTGGCATCAGACAGGGAGTGATCATGTGGACGGCGCTGAACCGGCGACGATTTCCAGGCCGGCAGGTAAGCCATGA
- a CDS encoding VOC family protein, whose translation MKAHYLGHVVFYVKDLERSLAFYRDLLGFKEVGRIFNGAAAALSSGRTHHELLLIQVGDAPGPPPGRRRGLYHVGIKIGDSLDELRQAKRELEQAGISIDGMSDHTVSQSLYLKDADGNEVELYVDAEESVWKNDPAAVVSPIKPLYL comes from the coding sequence ATGAAAGCCCATTACCTTGGTCATGTTGTGTTCTATGTGAAGGATCTCGAACGCTCGTTGGCGTTTTATCGTGATCTGCTGGGATTTAAGGAGGTCGGGCGGATCTTCAACGGAGCGGCGGCGGCACTGAGTTCCGGTCGTACGCATCACGAATTGCTGTTGATCCAGGTCGGCGATGCGCCCGGGCCTCCACCGGGCAGGCGTCGCGGGCTCTATCACGTCGGCATCAAAATCGGAGACAGCCTCGATGAGCTGCGCCAGGCCAAACGAGAGCTGGAACAAGCAGGGATCTCGATCGACGGCATGAGCGATCACACGGTCAGCCAGAGTCTCTATCTCAAAGATGCCGATGGGAACGAGGTGGAACTCTACGTGGATGCGGAGGAATCGGTGTGGAAGAACGACCCGGCAGCGGTTGTGTCGCCCATCAAGCCGCTGTATCTGTAA
- a CDS encoding multidrug efflux RND transporter permease subunit encodes MNLGFFIDRPIFASVLSIVLVVIGLVAMLALPIAQFPEITPPVVQIEADYPGASAEVVAESVARPIELQLPGIDHLLYFDSTSTNDGHMTIKLTFEIGTNVDIAQVQAQNRQKLAEPQLPPEVIRQGVTVKKMSPDLLTVMVLNSDDPQQDALFLSNFAILRILDNIKRLPGVGDALVFGQQNYSMRLVLDPVRMAQLGLTPTDIANVVREQNRDFPAGTVGREPMPISTELTLPLFADGRMSDVHEFEDMIVRAMPNGSMVRLKDVARVELGAQSYVLEGRYNRKPTALLLTFLLPGANALDTVKGIRGEMERLSKIFPPGVTYDIPYDTTRFVDVSIKEVVKTLGEAMILVVLVVYLFLQSWRATLIPVLAVPVSLIGTFAGMAALGFSINTLTLFGLVLAIGIVVDDAIVVVENVERHMANGLSQKDAAKKAMEEVAGPVIAIVLVLCAVFVPVGFLGGITGQLYKQFAITIAVSVAISGFVALTLSPALCALVLKPSHGRRKGFFGLFNRLFEWVQIRYSTSVGFTLKHMVLSLALCAVVIGVAVKLFTVIPMAFLPEEDQGYFITVVQLPDGASKKRTDAVVDRIEQYYHTLPAVYGTQALSGQNFVFNTRGTNTATVFAPLKHWDERKSKPDHVKALIGGAFGEFAKIPGSLILAFNAPSIRGLGATGGFSVQLQDPSGGDFKQFGALAQEFVEQARQDPAIGAVSTSFRVSAPRVHAKINRERAKALGVPISEVFDTLQAYFGNLYINDFVKFGRVYRVQTEAEPQYRSRPADISKIYVRAVNGREPTMIPLDTVVTTSYSSGPDPVTHFNGFNTALVLGSAAPGYSSGQALDALERAAQEVLTPQGFDLDWSGISYQERKAGSQSVVAFGFGLLMVFLVLAAQYESWTVPFAVILAVPFGVFGALSAVWLSGMANDIYFQIGLVTLIGLAAKNAILIVEFANQRYQHGLPLRDATIEAASLRFRPILMTSLAFILGVVPLVVAGGAGAAGRHSIGTGVFGGMIAATILSVLFVPLFFMLIRRLGRPVTGPVQRERIREDRTGLASVPAQGEL; translated from the coding sequence ATGAACCTCGGGTTTTTCATCGATCGGCCGATTTTTGCCTCAGTTCTTTCCATTGTACTCGTGGTGATAGGGCTCGTGGCAATGTTGGCCCTGCCCATCGCTCAATTTCCTGAAATCACGCCCCCGGTGGTGCAGATCGAAGCCGACTATCCCGGTGCGAGCGCGGAAGTCGTGGCGGAATCGGTCGCCCGCCCCATCGAGTTGCAGCTTCCCGGGATCGATCACCTTCTCTATTTCGATTCGACGAGCACGAACGATGGTCACATGACCATCAAGCTGACCTTCGAAATCGGCACGAACGTGGATATTGCGCAGGTCCAGGCACAGAATCGCCAGAAGCTTGCCGAGCCGCAGCTTCCGCCGGAAGTCATTCGTCAAGGAGTGACCGTTAAAAAAATGTCGCCGGATCTGCTGACGGTCATGGTGCTGAATTCAGACGATCCGCAGCAAGATGCGCTGTTTCTCTCGAATTTCGCGATCCTGCGCATCCTCGACAATATCAAGCGCTTGCCCGGCGTCGGCGATGCGCTGGTCTTTGGACAACAGAACTACAGCATGCGTCTCGTCCTTGATCCAGTGCGTATGGCGCAGTTGGGTCTGACACCGACCGACATCGCGAATGTCGTGCGCGAACAGAACCGTGACTTCCCCGCCGGAACCGTCGGGCGGGAGCCCATGCCGATCTCCACGGAGCTCACCCTCCCGCTCTTTGCCGACGGACGCATGTCCGACGTGCACGAATTCGAGGATATGATCGTTCGAGCAATGCCGAACGGGTCGATGGTTCGTCTCAAAGATGTCGCGCGGGTCGAGTTGGGGGCGCAATCCTACGTGCTCGAGGGCCGTTATAACCGCAAACCCACCGCGCTGCTTCTCACTTTTCTGTTACCCGGTGCCAACGCCCTCGACACGGTCAAGGGAATTCGCGGGGAAATGGAGAGGCTGAGCAAGATCTTTCCACCCGGCGTCACCTATGACATTCCGTACGACACGACACGCTTTGTCGATGTCTCCATCAAGGAAGTGGTCAAGACCTTAGGGGAAGCCATGATCTTGGTGGTCCTGGTGGTGTACCTCTTTCTTCAAAGCTGGCGCGCCACATTGATACCCGTCTTGGCGGTTCCGGTCTCGCTGATCGGAACCTTTGCCGGGATGGCGGCCCTGGGATTTTCGATCAATACCCTCACCCTCTTCGGTTTGGTGCTCGCCATCGGGATTGTGGTGGATGATGCCATTGTGGTTGTGGAAAACGTGGAGCGCCACATGGCGAATGGACTGTCACAGAAAGATGCGGCCAAGAAGGCCATGGAGGAGGTGGCAGGCCCCGTGATCGCCATTGTGCTGGTGTTGTGTGCGGTCTTTGTGCCGGTGGGATTTCTCGGAGGGATCACCGGGCAATTGTACAAACAGTTTGCCATCACGATTGCGGTCTCCGTCGCGATTTCTGGGTTCGTCGCACTGACGCTGAGTCCGGCCCTCTGCGCACTCGTGCTGAAGCCGAGCCATGGGCGACGCAAGGGCTTCTTCGGACTATTTAACCGGCTGTTCGAATGGGTCCAGATTCGGTACTCGACAAGCGTGGGTTTCACGTTGAAACACATGGTGCTCTCGCTCGCGCTCTGTGCGGTCGTGATCGGTGTCGCAGTGAAATTGTTCACGGTGATTCCCATGGCCTTCTTGCCGGAAGAGGACCAGGGATATTTTATTACCGTCGTTCAGCTCCCGGATGGGGCGTCGAAAAAGCGGACGGACGCAGTCGTCGATCGAATCGAGCAGTACTACCATACCCTGCCAGCGGTCTATGGGACACAAGCGCTCTCGGGACAGAACTTCGTCTTCAATACCAGGGGAACCAATACGGCGACCGTCTTCGCGCCTCTCAAACATTGGGATGAACGGAAGAGCAAGCCGGACCATGTCAAGGCGCTGATCGGAGGCGCGTTCGGAGAGTTTGCGAAGATCCCCGGTTCGTTGATCCTGGCGTTTAATGCTCCCTCGATTCGAGGCCTGGGCGCCACCGGCGGCTTTTCCGTGCAACTGCAAGACCCGAGCGGTGGGGATTTTAAGCAGTTCGGCGCGCTCGCTCAGGAGTTCGTCGAACAGGCAAGGCAGGACCCGGCGATCGGGGCGGTCAGTACCAGTTTTCGCGTGAGCGCACCCCGCGTGCACGCCAAGATCAATCGAGAGAGGGCCAAGGCGCTCGGTGTGCCCATCTCTGAAGTGTTCGACACGCTGCAGGCCTATTTCGGCAACCTGTACATCAACGATTTCGTAAAATTCGGCCGTGTCTATCGGGTCCAGACCGAAGCGGAGCCTCAGTATCGATCGCGCCCGGCCGATATCAGTAAGATTTACGTTCGGGCAGTGAACGGCCGAGAACCGACGATGATCCCCCTCGACACAGTGGTGACGACGAGCTATTCCAGCGGGCCTGACCCCGTCACTCACTTCAATGGATTCAATACCGCCCTTGTCCTGGGTTCAGCGGCGCCGGGCTACAGCTCAGGCCAGGCCCTCGATGCGTTAGAGCGGGCGGCGCAAGAGGTCTTGACCCCTCAGGGGTTCGATCTCGATTGGAGCGGCATTTCTTATCAGGAACGTAAAGCCGGCTCTCAGTCGGTTGTCGCGTTTGGATTCGGCTTGCTTATGGTGTTTTTGGTGCTGGCCGCTCAGTACGAGAGTTGGACCGTCCCGTTTGCCGTGATCCTGGCCGTACCGTTCGGCGTGTTCGGCGCCTTGTCGGCGGTCTGGTTGTCGGGGATGGCCAACGATATTTATTTCCAGATCGGCCTCGTCACACTGATCGGGCTCGCGGCCAAGAACGCCATTCTCATCGTGGAGTTCGCGAATCAACGGTACCAGCACGGCCTCCCGTTGAGAGATGCGACGATCGAAGCGGCCAGCCTTCGGTTCCGTCCCATCCTCATGACCTCATTGGCGTTTATTCTCGGTGTGGTGCCGTTGGTCGTGGCCGGTGGAGCAGGGGCGGCCGGTCGTCATTCGATCGGGACTGGTGTGTTCGGCGGCATGATCGCCGCGACGATCCTTTCCGTCTTGTTTGTCCCCTTGTTCTTCATGCTGATCCGAAGGTTGGGCAGGCCTGTTACCGGACCTGTCCAACGAGAGAGAATCAGAGAAGACCGTACCGGACTTGCTTCGGTGCCCGCGCAAGGGGAACTTTGA
- a CDS encoding universal stress protein — MRTAAHPRRTILVATDFSKPGKLAVPYAFKLALLLNLRLTILHVVKAPPDFEHWSPGARRSLHSLKTKALLELGRIVRLANENGLMADHRLVVGIPQNSILDVAQSPDVALIVMGTHSKTGWDRLRLGSVAESTLRWAACPVLTVHASVASRTSVNPRRLSLSRLLVATDFSASSKAALRAAIVLAKRLNGQVALVHAAEPSGSLQAGPLHIDELSRKRYAQQFQRIISASQADEVITDKVVITGNPVEVILDQAKRRNVDLIVVGTHGRRGMKRLMLGSVAEAVVRRAACPVFVVKAQAKKPFK, encoded by the coding sequence ATGAGGACCGCAGCGCATCCAAGGAGAACGATTCTAGTGGCAACCGACTTTTCGAAGCCGGGGAAACTGGCGGTCCCGTATGCCTTTAAACTTGCCCTCCTGTTGAATCTCCGTCTCACGATCCTCCATGTCGTGAAGGCCCCTCCGGACTTCGAGCACTGGTCTCCGGGTGCGCGCCGTTCCCTTCACTCCTTGAAGACCAAGGCGCTTCTTGAGCTGGGCCGGATCGTGCGTCTTGCGAACGAGAACGGCCTCATGGCCGATCACAGACTTGTGGTGGGCATTCCTCAGAATTCCATCTTGGATGTTGCACAGAGTCCTGACGTTGCCCTTATCGTCATGGGAACTCACAGTAAGACCGGCTGGGATCGACTCCGGTTAGGCAGTGTTGCGGAGAGCACCTTACGCTGGGCGGCTTGCCCCGTTCTCACGGTCCATGCGTCTGTTGCTTCCCGTACCTCCGTCAATCCGCGTCGGCTGAGCCTATCTCGTCTCCTGGTAGCAACGGACTTTTCTGCTTCTTCGAAGGCTGCGCTTCGTGCCGCGATCGTGCTGGCAAAACGGCTGAACGGGCAAGTGGCGTTGGTCCATGCCGCCGAGCCCTCAGGTTCCTTGCAGGCTGGTCCGCTCCACATCGATGAACTCTCGCGGAAGCGCTATGCTCAACAGTTCCAGAGGATTATATCGGCGTCCCAAGCAGATGAGGTCATCACCGACAAGGTCGTGATCACGGGAAATCCGGTTGAAGTCATTCTCGATCAGGCGAAACGCAGGAACGTTGACCTCATCGTCGTTGGAACCCATGGCCGTCGCGGCATGAAGCGACTCATGCTGGGCAGTGTTGCCGAAGCTGTGGTTCGAAGAGCCGCCTGTCCCGTCTTCGTGGTGAAGGCTCAAGCGAAAAAACCGTTTAAATGA
- a CDS encoding Na+/H+ antiporter subunit G, with amino-acid sequence MLDIVVSVLLLVGSVFILVGAIGLIRLPDFFMRLHGPTKATTLGVGGMLLAAVLSSIPDGLSLRELLIALFLFITAPVSAFLVGQAALRRRLPSRAPLPEDFPGLRH; translated from the coding sequence ATGCTCGACATCGTTGTATCTGTGCTGCTGCTGGTCGGCAGCGTCTTCATTCTCGTCGGCGCGATCGGGCTCATTCGCTTGCCGGATTTCTTCATGCGACTGCATGGCCCGACGAAGGCCACGACCTTGGGCGTGGGCGGCATGCTGCTGGCCGCGGTCCTGTCCTCCATCCCCGACGGCCTGAGCCTCCGTGAGCTGCTCATCGCCCTGTTCTTGTTCATCACCGCGCCGGTGAGCGCCTTTTTGGTGGGACAGGCCGCCCTGCGACGGCGTCTCCCCTCGCGCGCGCCGCTGCCGGAAGATTTCCCCGGTCTACGCCACTAG